From a single Sporosarcina oncorhynchi genomic region:
- a CDS encoding tetratricopeptide repeat protein: protein MIGRNDPCSCGSGKKYKKCCGKQGPDLIELIVNEELDLVLSTFFDAYPKGEDRKEMIRIMREWIIRLSDSWSKEDIEEAASEFYLFIQNPQGWHAYIQEQLSKTKREAVLTILKAWDKPFLLLAEIVGSDDGMLRVRQLFTDEEFHVTRNEGMPADEGTLLFGTVLRDQRKREDAIAPVSSMMFLAKWSKQTKQSLMELRESQASKPVDEFLKDHTLDIYELFIKRSMASLNELVEEVLDPAKLDALKALEVGLREMKQDSGAREIMHKLAVAYFLNDHADMDAGDDFVAAAVWTGMKIGIVRDVEASEAEIADQFRSSAEGMGKYVNNLTSLYEEMMDSFDEPMAVQVYDIGTAPRQSEKGLWETAMTTAGVVQPERKPGVDEGRAQLLAYEAFAADDDEKRRDLAAKALKISPEHPDALLLEAMDEKDQSRASELYEHAIRNASKTFEPGENPWMNLPNHPFMRAAFAYGVHLFMHRDYGEAGDVFKDLVRMNSTDNQGARYEAVASLIHAERFNEAAEILVRYEKGSQMDATYLYLDWKLEFEASGGKSEEAEAMLDKAIKANSHVMHLKTFKVKTINYPMQMTIQPGSEEEARYIWLLVNGPN from the coding sequence ATGATCGGTAGAAATGATCCTTGCTCATGCGGTAGTGGAAAGAAGTATAAAAAGTGCTGTGGAAAGCAAGGTCCTGATCTTATTGAATTGATTGTTAATGAAGAATTGGATCTTGTACTTAGCACGTTCTTTGATGCATATCCAAAAGGGGAAGACCGGAAAGAGATGATCCGCATAATGCGGGAATGGATTATTCGTCTATCCGATAGCTGGAGTAAAGAAGATATTGAGGAAGCGGCAAGTGAATTTTATTTATTCATCCAAAATCCTCAAGGTTGGCATGCATACATACAGGAACAGCTATCGAAAACAAAACGTGAAGCTGTACTGACAATCCTGAAAGCGTGGGACAAGCCATTCCTGCTATTAGCTGAAATTGTTGGATCTGATGACGGGATGTTGCGAGTCAGGCAATTATTCACCGATGAGGAATTCCATGTAACACGCAATGAAGGAATGCCGGCGGATGAAGGGACGTTATTGTTCGGGACGGTTTTGCGGGACCAGCGCAAACGAGAAGATGCGATTGCTCCAGTTTCGTCAATGATGTTTTTAGCCAAATGGAGCAAACAGACGAAACAATCGTTGATGGAACTGCGTGAAAGTCAGGCATCCAAGCCTGTCGATGAGTTCCTGAAAGACCATACGCTCGATATTTATGAGCTATTTATCAAACGCAGCATGGCCTCTCTTAATGAGTTGGTCGAAGAAGTACTGGATCCAGCCAAACTCGATGCATTAAAAGCACTCGAAGTCGGATTGCGTGAAATGAAGCAGGACAGCGGAGCCCGGGAAATCATGCACAAGCTTGCCGTCGCCTATTTCCTGAATGATCATGCAGATATGGACGCAGGAGATGATTTTGTTGCTGCAGCCGTCTGGACAGGCATGAAGATCGGTATAGTAAGAGACGTTGAAGCATCTGAAGCGGAGATTGCAGACCAGTTCCGCTCTTCAGCTGAAGGGATGGGCAAGTACGTTAACAATTTGACTTCCTTATACGAAGAGATGATGGACAGCTTCGACGAGCCCATGGCCGTGCAGGTATATGATATCGGAACAGCTCCTCGGCAGTCTGAAAAAGGATTGTGGGAAACAGCAATGACAACAGCAGGCGTTGTCCAACCGGAACGTAAGCCGGGCGTTGATGAAGGACGCGCGCAATTACTGGCGTATGAAGCTTTTGCTGCAGATGACGATGAAAAACGCCGGGATCTTGCTGCGAAAGCATTGAAAATTTCTCCTGAGCATCCCGATGCACTGTTACTGGAAGCTATGGATGAAAAGGATCAGAGCCGTGCATCTGAATTATATGAGCACGCAATCCGCAATGCGAGCAAGACATTCGAACCGGGTGAAAATCCATGGATGAACTTGCCGAACCATCCATTCATGCGGGCTGCATTCGCATATGGCGTGCACCTGTTCATGCACCGGGACTACGGGGAAGCAGGAGATGTGTTCAAAGATCTTGTCCGTATGAATTCCACGGACAATCAAGGTGCCCGTTATGAAGCGGTTGCTTCCTTAATCCATGCAGAACGTTTTAATGAGGCGGCTGAAATCTTGGTGCGTTACGAAAAAGGATCGCAAATGGATGCAACCTACTTATATTTAGATTGGAAATTGGAATTTGAAGCATCTGGTGGTAAGTCAGAAGAAGCCGAGGCCATGCTTGATAAAGCGATAAAGGCTAATTCCCATGTTATGCATTTGAAAACATTCAAAGTGAAAACAATCA